DNA from Microvirga ossetica:
CGTGGATGTGATCTACAGCCGCATCGACGACGACTTTCTCGATCCCTTGGTCTTCCGACCCGATTCCGCGCTCGGCGTGCCGGGGCTGATCGCGGCCTATCGCGCCGGCAACGTCGCCATCGCCAATGCGCCGGGCACCGGCGTTGCCGACGACAAGGCCATGTACTCTTACGTGCCGGATATCGTGCGCTTCTACATGGGCGAGGAGCCGATCCTGAAGAACGTGCCGACCTGGCGCTGCCGCGAGCGGGAATCTCTCTCCTATGTCGTCGACAATCTGCACGAGCTCGTCGTGAAGGAGGTCAATGGCTCGGGCGGCTACGGCATGCTCGTGGGCCCGCATGCGACGACAGAGGCATGCGAGCATTTCAAGGCCCGAATCCTGGCGGCGCCGGACAATTACATCGCGCAGCCGACGCTCGCCCTGTCGACGAGCCCGATCTTCACGAAGAAGGGGCTCGCGCCCCGGCATGTGGATCTGCGTCCCTTCGTCCTGACCGGACGCGATGGGGTCCGGCTCGTGCCGGGCGGGCTCACCCGCGTGGCGCTGACGGAAGGCTCGCTTGTGGTGAATTCGAGCCAGGGCGGCGGGACCAAGGATACCTGGGTGTTGAGCGAATGAGCAGGAGCGTTTTTTCGTGCTGAGTCGTGATGCGGACAGTCTCTACTGGCTCTCCCGCTATGTGGAACGGGCCGAGAATACGGCGCGCATTCTCGATGTCGCCTACCGCATGGCGTCGATGCCGATTTCCTACAATGGCGTCGAGACCAACGAGTGGGAATCGGCCCTCATCACCGCAGGCGGCGTCGATCAGTTCCGCGCCGTTTATGGGGAATCCACCCCTGAGAGCGTGATCGAGTTCCTGGCCTTCTCGGAGGCGAATCCTTCGAGCATTCAGAACTGCTTCGATACCGCCCGCCACAATGCCCGTTCCGTGCGATCTGCGCTGACCTCCGAGATGTGGGAGGCCATCAACTCCGCCTGGCTCGATCTGCGCCGCTACAAGGCAAGATCGATCAAGGTGGAGGATCTTCCGCGCTTCCTGAACCTCGTGAAGGAGGCCTCGCTCCGCTACGACGGCTCGGCCCTGCGCACCATGCTGCGCAACGACGCCTACTGGTTCTCGCGTCTC
Protein-coding regions in this window:
- a CDS encoding alpha-E domain-containing protein; translation: MLSRDADSLYWLSRYVERAENTARILDVAYRMASMPISYNGVETNEWESALITAGGVDQFRAVYGESTPESVIEFLAFSEANPSSIQNCFDTARHNARSVRSALTSEMWEAINSAWLDLRRYKARSIKVEDLPRFLNLVKEASLRYDGSALRTMLRNDAYWFSRLGLYIERADNTARVLDVKYHVLLPQDAAVGGGIDYYQWAAILRSVSALVSYQWVYHQNLRPWLVADLLILREEMPRSLAACYAALSRHLDDISHRYGTSGGAQRQARATHARLTNRNIEDIFQDGLHEFLQEFLAENNRLGQAITNQYLC